From Paraburkholderia flava, a single genomic window includes:
- a CDS encoding ABC transporter permease, translating to MISYLFRRIALAIPTVLIVALLVFGMIRAIPGDPASLMLGDIDDPALLAQMRHSLGLDHSVPEQFVRWAMHLMHGDMGMSIVRHQPVLDLIRETFPVTAQIVLTATFFACLIAIPAGLVAAWAQNRRTDFAIVFTTILLVSMPGFWVGILLIWLFGVELHWLPTFGFETFQQAGWGTIRYFVLPVIAIVLTEIAAVTRMMRASSIEVLRLEYVAHARAKGLSERRVLLRHVLPNAFGPALTVIGLILGHLLAGAAVIETVFTLPGMGRLLVESIYARDYPVVQGCLLLIALLYVLVNLIVDLLYPVFDPRVRLG from the coding sequence ATGATTTCGTACCTCTTCCGGCGCATCGCGCTGGCGATCCCGACCGTGCTGATCGTCGCGCTGCTGGTGTTCGGCATGATCCGCGCGATTCCCGGCGACCCCGCGAGCCTGATGCTCGGCGACATCGACGACCCCGCGCTGCTCGCGCAGATGCGTCACTCGCTCGGGCTCGATCACTCGGTGCCGGAGCAGTTCGTGCGCTGGGCGATGCATCTGATGCACGGCGATATGGGCATGTCGATCGTGCGGCATCAGCCGGTGCTCGACCTGATCCGCGAGACCTTTCCGGTCACCGCGCAGATCGTGCTGACCGCGACGTTCTTCGCGTGCCTGATCGCGATTCCGGCCGGGCTCGTCGCCGCGTGGGCGCAAAACCGCCGCACCGATTTCGCGATCGTCTTCACGACGATCCTGCTCGTGTCGATGCCCGGCTTCTGGGTCGGCATCCTGCTGATCTGGCTTTTCGGCGTCGAACTGCACTGGCTGCCGACGTTCGGTTTCGAAACGTTCCAGCAGGCGGGCTGGGGAACGATCCGCTACTTCGTGCTGCCGGTGATCGCGATCGTGCTGACCGAGATCGCGGCCGTCACGCGGATGATGCGCGCGAGCAGCATCGAAGTGCTGCGCCTCGAATACGTCGCTCATGCGCGTGCGAAAGGATTGTCCGAGCGTCGCGTGCTGTTGCGTCACGTGCTGCCGAATGCGTTCGGTCCGGCGCTCACGGTGATCGGTCTGATCCTCGGTCACCTGCTGGCGGGCGCGGCCGTGATCGAGACGGTGTTCACGTTGCCGGGGATGGGCCGGCTGCTCGTCGAGAGCATCTATGCGCGCGACTATCCGGTCGTGCAGGGCTGTCTGCTGCTGATCGCGTTGCTGTACGTGCTCGTCAATCTGATTGTCGATCTGCTGTATCCCGTGTTCGATCCGCGAGTGAGGCTCGGATGA
- a CDS encoding ABC transporter substrate-binding protein, which translates to MRMRRPAYAAALAWVAFVGIASAALAATAPASHPEIRFADGSDTPSSMPGHQSRNTSTDNILGHVVESLVALKADMSIGPMLADSWTVSPDGTTYTFRLRDGVLFHNGAPVTSAEVKWSFDYFMNPRSGFACRAVYTSNRGVKVLAVRTPDPHTVVFQLEHPYALFLAQLANPRCPLAVLHPDSVDAQGRWVKPIGTGPYVFGEWRKGQYVLLTPFAQYKPRPEPPSGMAGAKIAYAPVRFVVIPDQAAQKSALLSGQVDAVTIDENDIPPPDPRWQMVVGHGADPLVLLMQSRDPLLTDPRMRRAIALALDLPNLANAVSNGRAEYNPSLVPTSDTLYDAGDRTGYPHDVAEAKRLAAEAGYRGQTLKLEVSRRYAPIYRLGVYAQALLSKAGIHTELDVVEWATQLSDFRSGHFQMMAFAYSARLDPAQMYADVIGDKTKMPMAQWENPAARTALQSISGVTDPAVRAKTFDTLHAMMLADTPMIVLYDSPDLMLVSRRLEGVSSWPLRRVRFFNVKKVATTAEGTR; encoded by the coding sequence ATGCGCATGCGCCGTCCCGCGTATGCGGCTGCGCTCGCGTGGGTCGCGTTCGTCGGCATCGCGAGCGCGGCGCTTGCGGCAACGGCGCCCGCATCACACCCCGAGATCCGTTTCGCCGACGGCTCCGACACGCCCAGTTCGATGCCCGGCCATCAGTCGCGCAACACGTCGACCGACAACATCCTCGGTCACGTCGTCGAATCGCTGGTCGCGTTGAAGGCCGACATGTCGATCGGTCCGATGCTCGCGGACAGCTGGACCGTGTCGCCGGACGGCACCACGTACACGTTCCGGCTGCGCGACGGCGTCCTCTTTCATAACGGCGCGCCGGTCACGTCGGCCGAAGTGAAGTGGAGCTTCGACTATTTCATGAACCCGCGCTCCGGCTTCGCGTGCCGCGCGGTCTACACCAGCAATCGCGGCGTGAAAGTGCTGGCGGTGCGCACGCCCGATCCGCACACCGTCGTGTTTCAGCTCGAGCATCCGTATGCGCTGTTCCTCGCACAGCTCGCGAATCCACGCTGCCCGCTCGCGGTGCTGCATCCGGACAGCGTCGATGCGCAGGGCCGCTGGGTGAAGCCGATCGGCACCGGCCCCTACGTGTTCGGCGAATGGCGTAAAGGCCAGTACGTGCTGCTCACGCCGTTCGCGCAATACAAACCGCGACCCGAGCCGCCGAGCGGCATGGCCGGCGCGAAGATCGCGTATGCGCCGGTGCGCTTCGTCGTGATTCCGGATCAGGCAGCGCAGAAATCCGCGCTGCTGTCGGGCCAGGTCGACGCGGTGACGATCGACGAAAACGACATCCCGCCGCCCGATCCGCGCTGGCAGATGGTCGTCGGGCATGGTGCCGATCCGCTGGTGCTGCTGATGCAATCGCGTGATCCGTTGCTCACCGATCCACGGATGCGCCGCGCCATCGCACTCGCGCTCGATCTGCCGAATCTCGCGAACGCGGTGAGCAACGGCCGCGCCGAGTACAACCCGTCGCTGGTGCCGACCAGCGACACGCTGTACGACGCCGGCGATCGCACCGGTTATCCGCACGACGTCGCCGAAGCGAAGCGGCTCGCGGCCGAGGCCGGTTATCGCGGGCAGACGCTGAAGCTCGAAGTGAGCCGCCGCTATGCGCCGATCTACCGGCTCGGCGTGTACGCGCAGGCGTTGCTGTCGAAAGCGGGGATTCATACCGAACTCGACGTCGTCGAATGGGCCACGCAGTTGAGCGATTTCCGCTCGGGCCACTTCCAGATGATGGCGTTCGCGTACTCCGCGCGACTCGACCCCGCGCAGATGTACGCGGACGTGATCGGCGACAAGACGAAGATGCCGATGGCGCAGTGGGAAAACCCCGCAGCACGCACGGCGTTGCAAAGCATTTCGGGCGTCACCGATCCCGCCGTGCGCGCAAAAACCTTCGACACGCTGCACGCAATGATGCTCGCCGACACGCCGATGATCGTGCTGTACGACTCACCCGATCTGATGCTCGTGAGCCGGCGGCTCGAGGGCGTGTCGTCGTGGCCGCTGCGGCGCGTGCGCTTCTTCAACGTCAAAAAGGTCGCGACGACCGCCGAGGGCACCCGATGA
- a CDS encoding C45 family autoproteolytic acyltransferase/hydolase gives MSTSEAFPFVEVDGNPFERGAAHGRAVPERVARSVALYRRQLERRGVETARQRELAASMTPAIAAFEPAYLEEMRGIAAGAQVALEDVILINCRTEMMFGHGELARARGALDDGCTGLIVLPPASATGRLMHAHNWDWREECTDTGIVLRMRRSDGPDLLTFTEAGSLARHGFNSAGVSLTGNFLTSNRDYQRPADVPLVLVRRKMLEAPSLAAAMKVVWNTRRFCSNNLLLGHMGGEAFDLECAPDEIFWLQPENDVLVHANHWLCPVARTKLDDLGLKSGPDTLYRQRRVEVALAAAQRDGGKIDWTTVKAILADDYGSPDSVLRSPKPASHDSISATVATTLMDPEGRTMWIARKPYANREFVEYTL, from the coding sequence ATGTCCACGTCCGAAGCTTTTCCTTTCGTCGAAGTCGACGGCAATCCGTTCGAGCGCGGTGCCGCCCACGGCCGCGCGGTCCCCGAACGGGTTGCCCGCAGCGTCGCGTTGTACCGGCGACAGCTCGAACGACGCGGCGTCGAGACGGCGCGGCAGCGTGAACTCGCCGCATCGATGACGCCCGCGATCGCTGCGTTCGAGCCGGCCTATCTGGAGGAAATGCGCGGCATCGCGGCGGGCGCGCAGGTGGCGCTCGAAGACGTGATCCTGATCAACTGCCGCACCGAGATGATGTTCGGCCACGGCGAACTCGCGCGTGCACGCGGTGCGCTCGACGACGGCTGCACGGGTCTCATCGTGCTGCCGCCCGCGAGCGCGACGGGTCGGCTGATGCATGCGCACAACTGGGACTGGCGTGAGGAATGCACGGACACCGGCATCGTGCTGCGGATGCGTCGCAGCGACGGCCCCGATCTGCTGACCTTCACCGAGGCGGGCAGCCTCGCGCGTCACGGTTTCAATAGTGCGGGCGTGTCGCTGACCGGCAACTTCCTCACGTCGAACCGCGACTATCAACGTCCCGCCGACGTGCCGCTCGTTCTCGTGCGTCGCAAGATGCTCGAAGCGCCGAGTCTCGCCGCCGCGATGAAAGTGGTGTGGAACACGCGGCGTTTCTGCTCGAACAATCTGCTGCTCGGGCATATGGGCGGCGAAGCGTTCGATCTCGAATGCGCACCCGACGAAATTTTCTGGCTGCAGCCGGAGAACGACGTGCTGGTGCATGCGAACCACTGGCTGTGTCCGGTCGCGCGCACGAAGCTCGACGATCTCGGCTTGAAGTCGGGGCCCGACACGCTGTACCGGCAGCGTCGCGTGGAGGTCGCGCTCGCCGCTGCGCAGCGTGACGGCGGCAAGATCGACTGGACTACCGTCAAAGCGATTCTCGCCGACGACTACGGTTCGCCCGACAGCGTGTTGCGCTCGCCGAAACCTGCGAGCCACGACAGCATCTCGGCGACCGTCGCGACGACGCTGATGGACCCGGAGGGCCGCACAATGTGGATCGCGCGCAAGCCGTACGCGAACCGCGAATTCGTCGAGTACACGCTGTGA